The Procambarus clarkii isolate CNS0578487 chromosome 7, FALCON_Pclarkii_2.0, whole genome shotgun sequence genome window below encodes:
- the LOC138357700 gene encoding uncharacterized protein, translated as MTLPGRVLLSGKVLLPPGKVLLPPEKVLLPPEKVLLPPGKVLLPPEKVLLPGKILLPPEKFLLPPGKVLLPPGKILLPPGKVLLPPGKILLPPGKVLLPPGKVLLPPRKVLLPPRKVLLPPGKVLLPPGKVLLPPGKVPTDAREGPYPAALNIYG; from the coding sequence ATGACGCTGCCTGGGAGAGTCCTGCTGTCAGGAAAGGTCCTGCTGCCGCCAGGAAAGGTTCTGCTGCCGCCAGAAAAGGTTCTGCTGCCGCCAGAAAAGGTCCTGCTGCCGCCAGGAAAGGTCCTGCTGCCGCCAGAAAAGGTCCTACTGCCTGGAAAGATCCTGCTGCCGCCAGAAAAGTTCCTGCTGCCGCCAGGAAAGGTCCTGCTGCCGCCAGGAAAGATCCTCCTGCCGCCAGGAAAGGTCCTGCTGCCGCCAGGAAAGATCCTCCTGCCGCCAGGAAAGGTCCTGCTGCCGCCAGGAAAGGTCCTGCTGCCGCCACGAAAAGTCCTCCTGCCGCCAAGAAAGGTCCTGCTGCCACCAGGAAAGGTCCTGCTGCCACCAGGAAAGGTCCTGCTGCCGCCAGGAAAGGTCCCTACTGATGCCAGGGAAGGTCCATATCCAGCAGCCCTCAACATTTATGGATAG